The window GAGCGCGCGGAGTCGCTGAGCGCCGCCGGCAGCCACGCCGACGCCGCCGAGGCGTTCGGCACCGTGGCGGCCGGACAGCCCGACAACCTGCGCGCGGTGCTGGGGCTGGGTTCGGCGCTGTTCGCGCTGGGCAAGTACGAGCCGGCCGAGAAGGAGCTTCGCAAGGCGCTCAAGCTGGCCGTGGACTCGCCCGAGGTGAACTACCTGCTGGGCTACACGCTCTACAAGAAGGGCGTGTACGCCGCGGCCGC is drawn from Longimicrobium sp. and contains these coding sequences:
- a CDS encoding tetratricopeptide repeat protein, with translation ERAESLSAAGSHADAAEAFGTVAAGQPDNLRAVLGLGSALFALGKYEPAEKELRKALKLAVDSPEVNYLLGYTLYKKGVYAAAATQLRRAVELDPDHGGAYLILGEALNQMAESDAAIQALEMAVQLSPENGKAYYAMGIAYDRKGNHDRAAEMYRLSREVVARA